A part of Vicia villosa cultivar HV-30 ecotype Madison, WI unplaced genomic scaffold, Vvil1.0 ctg.000278F_1_1, whole genome shotgun sequence genomic DNA contains:
- the LOC131626231 gene encoding UDP-glucuronate 4-epimerase 2-like, translating to MLHNMDNIPSSPGKFKMEKRTRWQTSLQKLTFWSILSMGVIYFLFFRAPSSFSSDTSRRSLRTYSYGGAAWEKKVRSSARVTSKNGVSVLVTGAAGFVGSHVSIALKHRGDGVLGLDNFNDYYDPSLKRGRQALLAKTGVFIVEGDINDVSLLKKLFEVVPFTHVMHLAAQAGVRYAMENPGSYVHSNIAGFVNLLEVCKSVEPQPAIVWASSSSVYGLNTKVPFSEKDRTDQPASLYAATKKAGEEIAHTYNHIYGLSLTGLRFFTVYGPWGRPDMAYFFFTKDILKGNSIPIFEGANHGTVARDFTYIDDIVKGCLGALDTAEKSTGSGGKKRAPAQLRVFNLGNTSPVPVTDLVSILERLLKVKAKRNVMRMPRNGDVQFTHANISYAKKEFGYKPTTDLETGLKNFVRWYLNYYSAGKKADQ from the coding sequence ATGTTGCATAACATGGACAACATTCCTTCATCACCTGGCAAGTTCAAGATGGAGAAAAGAACAAGATGGCAAACTTCCCTACAAAAGCTCACATTTTGGTCCATTCTATCCATGGGAGTTATCTACTTCCTTTTCTTCCGAGCCCCGTCATCGTTCTCCTCCGACACATCGCGTAGATCCTTACGAACCTACAGCTACGGAGGCGCAGCGTGGGAAAAGAAGGTCCGTTCGTCCGCACGAGTCACTTCCAAAAACGGAGTCTCGGTGCTTGTAACCGGGGCTGCAGGCTTCGTCGGAAGCCATGTCTCGATTGCACTCAAGCACCGAGGCGACGGTGTTCTTGGTCTTGACAATTTCAATGACTACTATGATCCATCGTTGAAACGCGGCCGCCAAGCGCTTTTGGCGAAAACAGGCGTGTTTATCGTTGAAGGCGATATCAACGATGTCTCACTTTTGAAGAAACTATTTGAGGTTGTTCCTTTTACTCATGTCATGCATTTAGCTGCACAAGCTGGTGTGAGATACGCTATGGAAAATCCTGGATCATATGTTCATAGCAACATAGCTGGTTTTGTTAATTTACTCGAAGTTTGTAAATCGGTTGAACCACAACCTGCTATAGTTTGGGCTTCTTCAAGTTCAGTTTATGGTTTAAACACAAAAGTACCTTTCTCAGAAAAAGATAGGACTGATCAACCTGCTAGTCTATACGCTGCCACGAAAAAAGCGGGCGAAGAAATCGCGCATACTTATAATCACATCTATGGACTTTCATTAACAGGTTTGAGATTCTTCACTGTTTATGGACCCTGGGGAAGACCTGATATGGCATACTTTTTTTTCACAAAGGATATATTAAAAGGGAACTCAATACCAATTTTCGAAGGGGCGAACCACGGAACCGTTGCAAGGGATTTTACTTATATTGATGACATTGTGAAGGGATGTTTAGGTGCATTGGATACTGCTGAGAAGAGTACTGGAAGTGGTGGGAAGAAACGAGCACCGGCGCAGTTGAGGGTTTTTAATTTAGGTAATACCTCGCCCGTTCCAGTTACCGATCTTGTGAGTATTTTGGAGAGGCTGTTGAAGGTTAAGGCCAAGAGGAATGTGATGAGGATGCCACGAAATGGCGATGTTCAGTTTACGCATGCGAATATAAGTTACGCGAAGAAGGAGTTCGGGTATAAACCTACGACCGATTTAGAAACCGGTTTGAAGAACTTTGTTAGGTGGTATCTAAATTATTATTCTGCAGGGAAAAAGGCTGATCAGTGA